The Neisseria yangbaofengii genome contains a region encoding:
- a CDS encoding two-partner secretion domain-containing protein, whose protein sequence is MNKTCYKVIFNKKRGMMMAVAENTARDGKNVQDGKAAISDGLAGAAKFQIQMAAFSVWLAVGSAAVSPVWAAGLQADKSAPLGQQPTVLQTANGLPQVNIQTPTAGGVSVNQYRQFDVDKRGAILNNSRSNTQTKLGGWIQGNPWLARGEAKVIVNQVNSVSPSLLNGYIEVAGRRAEVVLANPAGIRVNGAGFINAAGVTLTTGKPLFDNGNLTSFQVRDGDIAVNGDGLDTSGADYTRLLARAAQINAGVWAKDLSVVSGSNDVATDGSHTQVSDGRPAPAVAIDTAQLGGMYANKITLVSTDKGAAVHHAGQAFATAGGVTLSADGKIGNSGSIAAADNTQRSSAAARVNIQATAFDNSGTLSSQGKTAIQSPKVGNSGLITSSDELNIRTQNLDNRQTIQAARFDIETGRLNNSGDMAQTGLQSLNIEAGKLNNSGLIAYAGQDHVSGNGGNTAPSTPATPTTAAASGRIQTQNDAAAVPLTLAEGRLKVSDGLENSGSITANGGVDIHAANSLGNTGKLHLNKLAVGGSLLDNREAEIISRQAEITAQTLDNRQGKLTAAETLTIRNQTTDNREGTLQSGGSLAAAVQTLDNSNGRLTVNRQAGIKAAALLNQSGQIDTGRLKAEAARLDNTSGQIRSDEMTELKVSDGLDNQRGLIGSAKDVKIHDGGSQSLSINNASGEILAEQHLDIQAKTLTKQGELAANRNLSLNLKDSFTAAQDIRAGQGLTVSSKGGIHNSYTLEGSRFVRLEADHIDNTASGTIQSGSDTRLKADNITNRGLINSNGLTLLDAGNTVLNIGSGRVYGDWVAIEAEKLVNQEETANGETKAAVIAAREHLAVGAKEITNQEEAKLSSEGSLNIGGSLDEQHQAQGMADRLINASATIEAGGDARIGVKSLKNLNNHFRTGEYLDSSKHIISYTKAGEAEPFFTEGKDGTTRKERHDFGFIYNDGTEQWLHKYAVRQYYQADYIQDIYKQKIVENRPGQILVGGNLNVEGKWLNHNSMILTGGTITDKTNINNQAAKDTVRTVNTGMLRGGSYDRHGSRGRRHIEFDKESSHIPNPPDTHPDFTTKVSDVQEYSTLTLTGNAAEQANLSPTAVTHGGSTPAPIKTLNTDTKLPTSSLYAVNPAHPSYLVETDPAFTNYKQWLSSDYMLNALKLDPSRMHKRLGDGYYEQKLVNEQVARLTGYRRLDGYTNDEAQFKALMQAGITFAREQQLTPGIALSPEQVARLTSDIVWLETQTLTLIDGSTVDVLAPKVYLTVKPGDINAHGGLISADRLAMNGTGSIINSGTLAGRKIADLSATDITNSGVVQGGKVRLRGQDVNIEGGTVAADTLLAVEADRLRVASTTATGGDERNGQTQIDRVAGLYVNNASDGLLSLKANQSIDFVAANLRNEASKGKTQIVSDGRIDLGTAKLEAHSKWGELSDKNHRHVAQTSEAGTVIGAAGDILLSAKDDLTVRQGSIASDKGRVTLSGRNVDISEGRQTLDLDESIYTKSRGIASKTTGLDQYRRQHDEAVGSEISGGKVLIAADNNLTVRGGNVVSDGLTVLTAGNDVNITAAQSTYNDSEFHQTKKSGLMGSGGIGFTVGSKKDTADSGSRTRVNHGSTVGSLTGDTVISAEQNYRQTGSTVSSPEGDVLIRARNIDIKAAQDTYATDYRQTLEQKGLTVAVNVPVVQAVQSTAAAAKTVGKSNNGRVNAMAAANAAWQTRKLLAEESSPDNLKGLANTAAALSAGDWQSAANASNVSVSLTYGQQKNTAQSHSEGSTAQSSQVIGGGQVSLIADEGRLNITGSDAAGKEGTLLRAKDIVLQSAEQSHSERSDNRSSGGNAGVAVAFQSGKPVIGFTAGGNHGKGYGNGDDVTHRHTHIGDKDSRTVIQSSGDTTLKGAQVKGKGVALSTRNLNIESIQDSAVYRSKQQNLSGSVTVGYGASATAGYNQSKTNADHRSISEQSGIFAGDDGFQVNVANHTDLKGGIITATETAESEGRNRFQTASISHSDIENHSRYEGDGFGIGVSGSISGQSLGQTAPAADSRIQTVAAKNGIDSSIGYGSDGDSQSSVTKSGIGTRNIIIGNDTDGTQAAAAYTGTRSETAEQNSGRLNNIFDKERVQSEIDLQRKVSQEFSKNVQSATGEINRKLDTLKEQKEKGLISEAEYRQKAGNWQKGKVLLNSIAAGLSAPTQSTAGIAAAAASPAVSYQIGQYFKGVAQQNSDGKLTGKQETAHILAHAVLGAATAAAGDNNALAGAISAGSAEAAAPLIGNYLYGEKDGSKLTAEQKKTVTAITGLLGTATGAAVGTHSADAVQGGLVAGNAVENNWAHTLGVNDFDMNADQAQQTRKKEIRHLARTLFKGNEKYAEEYINYYNQYAGEVNRIGIQEVAAGTWEAIVNYKDTYAAFIDVVSNPAQTFDKVIISYDEWKLIRDEAYRSDRKLAAHMDALLAARVGANATSIILGSGTANLLAKSVPVQKTVGKLKNVVQSSSFWQEARKKADIRILSAQIRKGANNAALQAPQNKPPSAWVRNHQLSNIISNKAVGIQWGASVGKQGMPWENYVGKNLAADARLPPNFKTFDYFDVTTKTAISAKTLDTQTAARLAKPQQIYSTMKGYIDKTANFTEYELSRKILTTDMIKQREIHLAIPAQTNAAQRQQLQRAVEYGKSRNITVKITEIK, encoded by the coding sequence ATGAACAAAACCTGCTACAAAGTCATCTTCAATAAAAAGCGCGGCATGATGATGGCTGTTGCCGAAAACACCGCACGCGACGGTAAAAACGTGCAAGACGGCAAAGCGGCTATTTCAGACGGCCTTGCGGGTGCGGCCAAGTTTCAGATACAGATGGCGGCGTTCTCGGTGTGGCTGGCGGTCGGTTCGGCTGCTGTCAGCCCCGTGTGGGCAGCAGGGCTTCAGGCCGACAAATCCGCGCCTTTGGGCCAACAACCCACCGTTTTGCAGACGGCCAACGGTTTGCCGCAAGTCAATATCCAAACCCCGACCGCAGGCGGCGTATCGGTTAACCAATACCGCCAATTCGATGTTGACAAACGCGGTGCCATATTGAACAACAGCCGCAGCAACACGCAGACCAAATTGGGCGGCTGGATACAGGGTAATCCGTGGTTGGCACGCGGCGAAGCCAAGGTGATTGTGAATCAGGTCAACAGCGTCAGTCCTTCACTACTCAACGGCTATATCGAAGTGGCCGGCCGTCGTGCCGAGGTGGTATTGGCCAATCCTGCCGGTATCCGGGTGAACGGTGCAGGCTTTATCAATGCGGCGGGGGTAACGCTTACCACAGGCAAACCGCTGTTTGACAACGGCAATCTCACCAGTTTCCAAGTACGCGACGGCGATATTGCCGTCAACGGTGACGGCTTGGATACCTCAGGAGCCGATTACACCCGCCTGCTTGCCCGCGCCGCGCAAATCAATGCCGGCGTATGGGCAAAAGATTTAAGCGTGGTATCGGGCAGCAACGATGTGGCGACCGACGGCAGCCACACCCAAGTTTCAGACGGCCGCCCAGCTCCTGCCGTGGCCATCGACACCGCGCAGCTGGGCGGTATGTATGCCAACAAGATTACGCTGGTTTCCACCGACAAAGGCGCAGCCGTTCATCATGCCGGTCAAGCCTTTGCCACCGCTGGCGGTGTGACCCTGAGTGCCGACGGTAAAATCGGTAACAGCGGCAGTATTGCGGCCGCCGACAATACGCAACGCTCGAGCGCAGCGGCGCGTGTAAATATTCAAGCCACGGCGTTTGATAATAGCGGCACCTTGTCATCACAAGGAAAAACCGCGATTCAAAGCCCGAAAGTCGGCAACAGCGGCCTGATCACCTCATCCGACGAACTGAATATCCGCACACAAAACCTCGACAACCGCCAAACCATACAGGCTGCCCGTTTCGACATCGAAACCGGCCGTCTGAACAACAGCGGCGACATGGCGCAAACCGGTTTGCAAAGCCTCAATATTGAAGCCGGCAAATTGAACAATAGCGGTTTAATCGCTTATGCCGGCCAAGACCATGTTTCCGGCAACGGCGGCAATACTGCCCCAAGCACGCCTGCCACACCGACCACCGCCGCCGCGTCAGGCCGAATCCAAACTCAAAATGATGCGGCTGCCGTACCGCTGACCTTGGCCGAAGGCCGTCTGAAGGTTTCAGACGGCCTGGAAAACAGCGGCAGCATCACCGCCAACGGCGGCGTGGATATCCACGCCGCAAACAGCTTGGGCAACACAGGCAAACTACATCTGAACAAACTGGCCGTTGGCGGCAGCCTGCTGGATAACCGCGAAGCCGAAATCATCAGCCGCCAGGCCGAGATTACCGCGCAAACCTTGGACAACCGCCAAGGTAAACTGACCGCTGCCGAAACGCTCACCATCCGCAACCAAACCACCGATAACCGCGAAGGTACCCTGCAATCCGGCGGTAGTTTGGCTGCGGCCGTCCAAACCTTGGACAACAGCAACGGCCGACTCACCGTCAACCGACAAGCCGGTATCAAAGCCGCAGCCCTGCTCAATCAAAGCGGCCAAATCGACACAGGCCGTCTGAAAGCCGAAGCCGCCCGTCTAGACAATACCTCAGGCCAAATCCGCAGCGATGAAATGACCGAGCTCAAAGTTTCAGACGGCCTTGACAACCAACGCGGCCTCATCGGTTCGGCCAAAGACGTGAAAATACACGACGGCGGCAGCCAAAGTCTAAGCATCAACAATGCATCAGGCGAAATACTCGCCGAACAACACCTTGATATCCAAGCCAAAACACTGACCAAGCAAGGAGAGCTGGCGGCCAACCGAAACCTGTCGCTCAATCTTAAAGACAGCTTTACCGCCGCACAAGACATCCGTGCCGGACAAGGTTTGACCGTCAGCAGCAAAGGCGGCATCCACAACAGCTACACGCTGGAAGGCAGCCGTTTCGTACGCTTGGAAGCCGACCACATCGACAACACCGCATCCGGCACCATCCAATCCGGCAGCGACACCCGTCTCAAAGCCGACAACATTACCAACCGCGGCTTAATCAACAGCAACGGCCTCACCCTCTTGGATGCAGGCAATACCGTACTGAACATCGGCAGCGGACGCGTGTATGGCGACTGGGTGGCGATTGAGGCCGAGAAGCTGGTGAACCAAGAAGAAACGGCCAATGGCGAAACCAAAGCCGCCGTCATTGCCGCGCGCGAACATTTGGCCGTGGGGGCGAAGGAGATTACCAATCAGGAAGAAGCGAAGCTTTCCAGCGAAGGCAGTTTGAATATTGGCGGCAGTTTGGATGAGCAGCATCAGGCGCAGGGTATGGCTGATCGTTTGATTAATGCCAGTGCCACGATTGAAGCAGGAGGAGACGCACGGATTGGGGTGAAATCATTAAAAAATCTAAACAATCATTTCCGGACCGGCGAATATTTAGACAGCAGTAAACATATTATTTCCTATACCAAAGCCGGGGAAGCGGAACCATTCTTTACCGAAGGCAAAGACGGTACGACCCGCAAAGAACGACATGATTTCGGCTTTATCTACAATGACGGTACCGAGCAATGGCTGCACAAATACGCTGTTCGCCAATACTATCAGGCTGATTATATTCAAGATATTTACAAACAGAAAATCGTTGAAAACCGTCCCGGCCAAATTCTTGTAGGCGGCAACCTTAACGTTGAAGGAAAATGGTTAAACCATAACAGTATGATTCTGACCGGCGGCACAATTACCGATAAAACCAACATCAATAACCAGGCTGCTAAAGATACCGTCCGCACTGTTAATACCGGTATGCTGCGAGGCGGCAGTTATGATAGGCACGGTTCCCGAGGCCGCCGTCATATTGAGTTTGACAAAGAAAGCAGCCATATTCCCAATCCGCCGGACACCCACCCCGACTTTACAACCAAAGTTTCCGATGTACAGGAATACAGTACCCTAACATTAACCGGTAATGCTGCCGAACAGGCCAATCTCTCTCCAACCGCCGTTACTCACGGCGGCAGCACCCCCGCACCCATTAAAACCCTCAACACCGATACCAAGCTGCCGACATCCAGCCTGTATGCCGTCAACCCGGCCCACCCGTCGTATCTGGTCGAAACCGATCCCGCCTTTACCAACTACAAACAATGGCTGAGCAGCGACTATATGCTCAATGCCCTCAAACTCGACCCAAGTAGAATGCACAAACGCTTAGGCGACGGCTATTACGAGCAAAAGCTGGTAAACGAACAAGTTGCCCGCTTAACCGGCTACCGCCGCCTCGACGGTTACACCAACGACGAAGCCCAGTTCAAAGCACTGATGCAAGCCGGCATCACCTTCGCCCGCGAACAGCAGCTCACACCGGGCATCGCCCTTTCGCCAGAACAAGTAGCACGCCTCACTTCCGACATTGTTTGGCTGGAAACCCAAACCCTTACCTTAATCGACGGCAGCACGGTTGATGTGTTGGCACCCAAAGTCTATCTCACCGTCAAACCCGGCGACATCAATGCCCACGGCGGTTTGATCAGTGCCGACCGACTGGCGATGAACGGCACGGGCAGCATCATCAACAGCGGTACGTTGGCCGGGCGTAAAATCGCCGACCTATCCGCCACCGACATCACCAACAGCGGTGTGGTTCAAGGCGGTAAAGTGCGCTTACGCGGCCAAGATGTGAACATCGAAGGCGGCACCGTCGCCGCCGACACCCTGTTGGCCGTCGAGGCCGACCGCCTCCGCGTTGCCTCCACCACGGCTACCGGTGGCGATGAGCGCAACGGCCAAACCCAAATCGACCGCGTTGCCGGTTTGTATGTCAACAACGCTTCAGACGGCCTCTTAAGCCTCAAAGCCAACCAAAGCATCGACTTCGTCGCCGCCAATCTGCGTAACGAAGCGTCCAAAGGCAAAACCCAAATCGTTTCAGACGGCCGCATCGATTTGGGCACCGCCAAGCTCGAAGCCCACAGCAAATGGGGCGAACTGAGCGATAAAAACCACCGCCATGTTGCCCAAACTTCCGAAGCGGGTACCGTCATCGGTGCGGCCGGCGATATCCTGCTTTCCGCCAAAGACGATTTGACCGTCCGCCAAGGCAGCATCGCCAGCGATAAAGGCAGGGTTACCCTCTCCGGCCGCAACGTCGACATCAGCGAAGGCCGTCAAACGCTGGATTTGGACGAATCAATCTACACCAAATCGCGCGGCATCGCTTCCAAAACAACCGGCCTCGACCAATACCGCCGTCAGCACGACGAAGCGGTCGGCAGCGAAATCAGCGGCGGCAAAGTGTTGATTGCAGCCGATAACAATTTAACCGTACGCGGCGGCAACGTGGTTTCAGACGGCCTGACCGTGTTGACGGCGGGCAATGATGTCAACATCACCGCCGCGCAAAGCACCTATAACGACAGCGAATTCCACCAAACCAAAAAATCCGGCCTGATGGGTTCGGGCGGCATCGGTTTTACCGTCGGCAGCAAAAAAGACACCGCCGACAGCGGCAGCCGTACCCGGGTGAATCACGGCTCGACCGTCGGCAGCTTAACAGGCGACACCGTCATTTCTGCCGAACAAAACTACCGCCAAACCGGCTCGACCGTCTCCTCGCCCGAAGGCGACGTACTGATTCGTGCGCGCAACATCGACATTAAAGCGGCGCAGGATACTTACGCCACCGACTACCGGCAGACCCTCGAACAAAAAGGCCTGACCGTAGCGGTCAACGTGCCCGTCGTTCAGGCCGTACAAAGCACAGCAGCCGCTGCCAAAACCGTCGGCAAAAGCAACAACGGCCGCGTCAATGCCATGGCCGCGGCCAATGCCGCATGGCAGACACGCAAGTTATTGGCCGAAGAAAGCAGTCCCGACAACCTCAAAGGCCTGGCAAACACCGCTGCCGCCCTATCCGCCGGCGATTGGCAATCTGCAGCAAACGCATCCAACGTCAGTGTCTCCCTTACCTACGGCCAACAAAAAAACACTGCCCAAAGCCACAGCGAAGGCAGTACCGCCCAAAGCAGCCAAGTCATCGGCGGCGGCCAAGTCAGCCTGATCGCCGACGAAGGCCGTCTGAACATCACCGGCTCAGATGCGGCCGGTAAAGAAGGCACATTATTGCGCGCCAAAGACATCGTACTGCAATCGGCCGAACAGAGCCACAGCGAACGCAGCGACAACCGCAGCAGCGGCGGGAACGCCGGCGTTGCCGTTGCATTTCAAAGCGGCAAACCGGTTATCGGCTTTACCGCCGGCGGCAACCACGGCAAAGGCTACGGCAACGGTGACGACGTAACCCACCGCCATACCCACATCGGCGACAAAGACAGCCGCACCGTCATCCAAAGCAGCGGCGACACCACCCTCAAAGGCGCGCAGGTAAAAGGCAAAGGCGTTGCCCTTAGCACCCGAAACCTCAACATCGAAAGCATACAGGATAGCGCCGTCTACCGCAGCAAACAGCAAAACCTCAGCGGTTCGGTAACCGTCGGTTACGGCGCATCCGCGACTGCCGGCTACAACCAAAGCAAAACCAACGCCGACCACCGCAGTATCAGCGAACAAAGCGGCATCTTTGCCGGTGACGACGGCTTCCAAGTCAACGTGGCAAACCATACCGACTTAAAAGGCGGCATCATCACCGCCACCGAAACAGCCGAAAGCGAAGGCAGAAACCGCTTTCAGACGGCCTCAATCAGCCACAGCGACATTGAAAACCACAGCCGCTATGAAGGCGACGGCTTCGGCATTGGCGTATCAGGCAGCATCAGCGGCCAAAGCCTCGGCCAAACCGCACCTGCTGCCGACAGCCGCATCCAAACCGTCGCCGCTAAAAACGGTATCGACAGCAGCATCGGCTACGGCAGCGACGGCGACAGTCAAAGCAGTGTTACCAAAAGCGGCATCGGCACGCGCAACATCATCATCGGCAACGATACCGACGGCACACAGGCAGCAGCGGCCTACACCGGCACCCGCAGCGAAACCGCCGAACAAAACTCAGGCCGTCTGAACAACATCTTTGACAAAGAACGGGTGCAGAGCGAGATTGATTTACAGCGGAAGGTCAGTCAGGAATTCAGCAAAAATGTGCAGTCGGCCACCGGCGAAATCAACCGCAAACTGGATACGCTGAAAGAGCAGAAAGAAAAAGGCCTTATCAGCGAAGCCGAGTACCGGCAAAAAGCCGGTAATTGGCAGAAAGGCAAAGTGCTGCTCAACAGCATCGCCGCAGGCTTAAGTGCGCCCACCCAAAGCACAGCAGGCATTGCCGCCGCAGCGGCAAGCCCGGCCGTATCCTATCAAATCGGGCAATACTTCAAAGGAGTGGCGCAACAGAATTCAGACGGCAAACTTACCGGTAAACAAGAAACCGCCCATATACTTGCCCATGCGGTATTGGGCGCAGCAACGGCAGCGGCGGGAGACAACAACGCCCTGGCCGGTGCCATCAGTGCCGGCAGTGCCGAAGCCGCCGCACCGCTAATCGGCAACTATCTCTACGGCGAGAAAGACGGCAGCAAACTGACGGCGGAGCAGAAGAAAACTGTAACGGCGATTACAGGCTTGTTGGGGACGGCTACGGGGGCGGCTGTTGGCACTCATTCGGCGGATGCGGTTCAGGGTGGTTTGGTTGCAGGGAATGCGGTAGAAAATAACTGGGCCCACACTCTAGGAGTGAATGACTTCGATATGAATGCCGATCAGGCTCAGCAAACACGGAAAAAAGAAATCCGGCATCTTGCCCGAACATTATTTAAGGGCAACGAAAAATATGCTGAAGAGTATATTAATTACTATAATCAATACGCAGGAGAGGTAAATCGAATCGGTATACAAGAAGTGGCAGCAGGAACATGGGAAGCCATTGTAAACTATAAGGATACATATGCAGCCTTTATTGATGTCGTTAGCAATCCTGCACAAACTTTTGATAAAGTAATTATCAGTTATGATGAATGGAAACTTATCCGAGATGAAGCATATCGGTCAGATCGAAAATTGGCAGCTCATATGGATGCTTTACTCGCTGCAAGAGTAGGTGCAAATGCAACTTCAATAATTTTAGGTAGTGGCACAGCCAATTTGCTCGCTAAATCTGTACCAGTACAGAAAACAGTCGGAAAGTTGAAAAATGTAGTCCAAAGCTCATCATTTTGGCAGGAAGCAAGGAAAAAAGCCGACATCCGCATATTATCCGCTCAAATTCGAAAAGGAGCGAACAATGCAGCCTTACAAGCACCACAGAATAAACCACCTTCAGCTTGGGTACGAAATCATCAGCTATCTAACATAATCTCTAATAAAGCTGTTGGTATTCAGTGGGGTGCCAGTGTTGGCAAACAAGGTATGCCGTGGGAAAATTATGTCGGTAAAAATTTAGCGGCTGATGCTCGCCTACCGCCAAACTTCAAGACCTTTGATTATTTTGATGTAACGACGAAAACCGCAATCAGTGCCAAAACACTGGATACGCAAACGGCGGCACGTTTGGCCAAACCACAACAAATTTACAGCACCATGAAAGGATATATTGATAAGACGGCGAATTTTACAGAATATGAATTATCTAGAAAAATATTAACAACAGATATGATTAAACAGCGGGAAATCCATTTAGCAATTCCGGCTCAAACCAATGCAGCGCAAAGGCAGCAATTACAGCGTGCAGTAGAATACGGTAAAAGCCGCAATATTACTGTTAAAATTACGGAGATTAAATAA
- a CDS encoding contact-dependent growth inhibition system immunity protein: MTFNSERDYWASFKANEKAFIIQTYSGLGMIGIDHLYPPHILPLDTNDKILGDIVLQALANSRTLNNEAERIDFFDFNKETQRHIDWLNHLYEKLGYKTKRALFKNMMSCTIWLNNGRIKISPSRHVKLEAWEGIKGVENVIVTLDNTPEEIGAGLRLALSRCR; this comes from the coding sequence ATGACTTTCAATTCAGAACGAGATTATTGGGCAAGTTTTAAAGCTAACGAGAAAGCCTTTATTATTCAAACTTATTCAGGTTTAGGAATGATAGGAATAGATCATTTATATCCTCCCCATATTCTACCGTTGGATACTAATGATAAAATTCTAGGAGACATTGTTTTACAAGCGTTGGCAAACAGTAGAACATTAAATAATGAAGCTGAACGGATTGATTTTTTTGATTTTAATAAAGAAACTCAACGCCATATTGATTGGTTAAATCATCTTTACGAAAAACTAGGCTATAAAACCAAGCGAGCCTTGTTTAAAAATATGATGAGTTGCACGATTTGGCTGAATAACGGCCGCATCAAAATCAGCCCCAGCCGTCATGTCAAACTGGAAGCATGGGAAGGCATAAAAGGCGTGGAAAATGTGATTGTAACTTTGGACAATACGCCTGAAGAAATCGGCGCAGGATTGCGTTTGGCATTAAGCCGTTGCCGGTAA